The following coding sequences are from one Mycolicibacterium aichiense window:
- a CDS encoding SDR family oxidoreductase has translation MSLKHTNVLVIGGTSGIGLGVAHAVADRGATPYVASRHQTGVDRALAELPDGARGATVDLTDPSALDRLAADVGDLDHLVYTAGESLELAALADLTPAVVNGFLQTRFVGALSAARVFGPRLRSGGSITLTSGTAAWDPGYGPLPSSLCGAMNALTTALAVELAPIRVNAVAPGMIRTPLWDEMAQADRTALFDQEAQRIPLGRIGEVDDAVLAYIYCMEQTFGTGTVIRVEGGSLLV, from the coding sequence ATGAGCCTGAAGCACACCAACGTCCTCGTCATCGGCGGCACCTCCGGTATCGGCCTCGGCGTCGCACACGCCGTGGCCGACCGCGGCGCCACCCCGTATGTCGCGTCTCGCCATCAGACCGGCGTCGACCGTGCGCTGGCGGAATTGCCCGACGGAGCGCGCGGGGCCACCGTCGACCTCACGGACCCCTCGGCCCTCGACCGGCTCGCCGCCGATGTCGGCGACCTTGACCATCTGGTGTACACGGCCGGCGAATCACTCGAATTGGCTGCGCTCGCAGACCTCACACCGGCGGTCGTCAACGGCTTCCTGCAAACGCGGTTCGTCGGCGCTTTGAGCGCGGCACGGGTATTCGGCCCTCGACTGCGCAGTGGTGGCTCGATCACATTGACCAGTGGCACGGCAGCGTGGGACCCCGGCTACGGCCCGCTCCCATCCAGTCTGTGCGGAGCGATGAACGCATTGACCACCGCGCTCGCGGTCGAGCTCGCCCCGATCCGGGTCAACGCGGTCGCACCGGGGATGATCCGCACCCCGCTGTGGGATGAGATGGCGCAAGCCGATCGAACCGCGCTCTTCGACCAAGAGGCGCAACGGATTCCATTGGGTCGCATCGGTGAGGTGGACGACGCGGTGCTCGCCTACATCTACTGCATGGAGCAGACGTTCGGCACCGGCACCGTCATCAGGGTGGAGGGCGGTTCGCTGTTGGTCTGA
- a CDS encoding PLP-dependent cysteine synthase family protein, which translates to MTSVAAHTRPRGWVDNAIRLIEADSRRSADTHLLRYPLPASWSGGVDIALYLKDESTHITGSLKHRLARSLFLYGLCNGWISEHTTVVEASSGSTAVSEAYFAALLGLPFVAVMTASTSASKVKLIEAQGGRCHFVDEPGEVYTAAQRIAEETGGHYLDQFTNAERATDWRGNNNIAESIYHQMSAERHPIPTWIVVGAGTGGTSATIGRYVRYRRHETKLCVVDPENSAFFPSYAHGRDVVTGAPSRIEGIGRPRVEPSFLPEIVDRMVSVPDAASIAAAHHVSRVLGRRVGPSTGTNVWGAFGLLAEMVAAGVGGSVVTLIADSGDRYADTYYDAEWLAGHNLNPGEHADALAEFERSCGWVWSGSSTTS; encoded by the coding sequence ATGACGTCGGTCGCCGCCCACACCCGGCCACGCGGCTGGGTGGACAACGCCATCCGGTTGATCGAGGCCGACAGCCGGCGCAGCGCGGATACCCATCTGCTGCGTTACCCGCTGCCGGCGTCGTGGAGCGGTGGCGTCGACATCGCGCTCTATCTCAAGGACGAATCGACCCACATCACCGGCAGCCTCAAGCACCGGTTGGCTCGGTCGCTGTTTCTCTACGGGCTGTGCAACGGCTGGATAAGCGAGCACACCACCGTCGTCGAGGCGTCCTCGGGATCGACGGCGGTGTCCGAGGCCTACTTCGCCGCGTTGTTGGGGCTTCCGTTCGTCGCCGTGATGACCGCATCGACGAGCGCGTCGAAAGTGAAGCTGATCGAGGCGCAGGGCGGGCGGTGTCATTTCGTCGACGAACCCGGCGAGGTGTACACGGCGGCGCAGCGGATCGCCGAGGAGACCGGCGGCCACTACCTGGACCAGTTCACCAACGCCGAGCGGGCCACCGACTGGCGGGGAAACAACAACATCGCCGAGTCGATCTACCACCAGATGAGTGCCGAACGCCATCCAATTCCGACGTGGATCGTGGTGGGCGCCGGGACCGGGGGCACCAGCGCGACGATCGGGCGCTATGTCCGGTATCGACGCCATGAGACGAAGCTGTGCGTGGTGGACCCGGAGAACTCGGCGTTCTTCCCGTCCTACGCGCACGGCCGCGATGTCGTCACCGGTGCGCCGTCGCGGATCGAGGGCATCGGCCGTCCGCGGGTGGAACCGTCGTTCCTGCCGGAGATCGTCGACCGCATGGTGAGCGTGCCCGATGCCGCGTCGATCGCGGCGGCCCACCATGTGTCACGGGTCTTGGGACGTCGCGTGGGGCCCTCGACGGGAACCAACGTCTGGGGCGCGTTCGGCCTGCTGGCCGAGATGGTCGCGGCCGGGGTCGGTGGTTCGGTGGTCACGCTGATCGCCGACAGCGGCGACCGCTATGCCGACACCTACTACGACGCCGAGTGGTTAGCGGGTCACAACCTCAATCCCGGCGAGCACGCGGACGCGCTGGCCGAGTTCGAACGTTCCTGCGGCTGGGTCTGGTCCGGCTCGTCGACGACGTCGTAG
- a CDS encoding CDGSH iron-sulfur domain-containing protein, with protein MSDDEPRVVRIVSGGPMMVQGPVRIEMPDGSVVESDRFMVAICMCKRSKTYPLCDTSHRRRRRTGDGESSAAQRPA; from the coding sequence GTGAGCGACGACGAACCCCGGGTGGTCCGGATCGTCAGCGGCGGCCCCATGATGGTGCAGGGGCCGGTGCGGATCGAGATGCCCGACGGCTCCGTCGTCGAGTCCGACCGCTTCATGGTCGCGATCTGTATGTGCAAGCGCAGCAAGACCTATCCGCTGTGTGACACCAGTCATCGCCGTCGCCGGCGTACCGGCGACGGCGAGTCGTCAGCTGCTCAGCGGCCGGCGTAG
- a CDS encoding LysR family transcriptional regulator — MSGPDLDMRKLRYFVAVAEELNFGRAARRLHIAQPVLSRQIRAFEDELGVRLLIRDTRGTTLTDAGSQLLQDARFLLSESKALQDRLTRAASSTRVVRVGVMPGLLATAAVRSFAAANPAHRAEVVPIGWAAQLESVRNRTLDVVYAREPIDHRGLGAAALLEEPRDALLPADDPLARRRSVRLSELASYRPLQDPALIPEWCALAMPEHRRGGHRIASTMEEKLERVAAHEGFAILPRSATAFYRRPDVCVVPIEDLAPAGVTLIWDAAVADPVRDAFVTAALACAAETV; from the coding sequence ATGAGCGGTCCCGACCTGGACATGCGCAAGCTTCGATACTTCGTCGCGGTGGCCGAGGAGCTGAACTTCGGTCGCGCCGCCCGCCGGCTGCACATCGCCCAGCCGGTGCTTTCTCGTCAGATTCGGGCCTTCGAGGACGAGCTCGGCGTCCGACTGCTGATCCGTGACACCCGAGGTACCACACTCACTGACGCGGGCAGCCAGTTGCTGCAGGATGCGCGCTTCTTGCTGTCAGAGTCAAAGGCATTGCAGGACAGGCTCACTCGAGCTGCGAGTAGCACCCGAGTCGTCAGGGTCGGCGTAATGCCCGGCCTGTTGGCGACCGCGGCCGTGCGGAGCTTCGCAGCGGCAAACCCGGCCCACCGTGCGGAGGTGGTCCCGATTGGTTGGGCCGCACAGCTCGAATCGGTGCGTAACCGCACTCTCGACGTGGTCTACGCCCGCGAGCCCATCGACCACCGCGGGCTCGGGGCTGCGGCGCTCCTCGAGGAACCGCGCGACGCGCTGCTGCCCGCCGACGACCCCCTTGCCCGCCGTCGGTCGGTGCGGCTCTCCGAGCTGGCCTCGTACCGCCCTCTGCAGGATCCCGCCCTGATACCGGAATGGTGCGCCCTCGCGATGCCCGAACACCGCCGCGGTGGTCACCGCATCGCGTCCACCATGGAGGAGAAACTCGAACGCGTCGCCGCGCACGAAGGATTCGCGATCCTCCCGCGGTCGGCAACAGCGTTCTACCGGCGGCCTGACGTCTGCGTCGTCCCCATCGAGGATCTGGCACCGGCTGGGGTCACGCTGATCTGGGATGCTGCTGTCGCCGATCCGGTCCGCGACGCATTTGTGACCGCCGCTCTGGCGTGCGCGGCTGAGACGGTCTGA
- a CDS encoding iron-containing redox enzyme family protein, with protein sequence MTLAPIVVEPRLPEARGPVSMAVLELLTERAPRNYLQRIEASLHDSDPYGIDIQLALYVCYELHYRGFAGVDPGWEWNPGLLYLRAQLEETFLTAVQRDVGDIGPEDTADAEMAKLTIEPADGTGPSYYLRSKGTWEQMQEYFVHRSLYHLKEGDPHAWAIPRLTGLAKSAFVAIEFDEFGGGRSDHAHQQLFADLMVAAGLDASYLGYIDAVPAASLTVVNLMSMFGLHRAYRGAAIGHFASTEITSSPGSRRLVDAMERMGAPDTCAQFYREHVEADAVHEQVVRTDVVGDLVSREPALERDVIFGIRAHLVVEDRLADHLMRCWTGGRSSLRRPLSS encoded by the coding sequence GTGACGCTTGCTCCCATAGTTGTAGAACCGCGCCTCCCTGAAGCTCGTGGGCCGGTATCGATGGCCGTCCTCGAGCTTCTCACCGAACGTGCGCCGCGCAACTATCTGCAGCGGATCGAAGCATCGCTCCATGACTCCGATCCTTACGGCATCGACATCCAGCTTGCGCTCTACGTCTGCTACGAGCTGCACTACCGCGGGTTTGCCGGAGTCGATCCCGGTTGGGAGTGGAACCCGGGACTTCTGTATCTGCGCGCCCAACTCGAAGAGACGTTCCTGACCGCTGTGCAGCGCGACGTCGGTGACATCGGTCCCGAAGACACGGCCGACGCCGAGATGGCGAAGCTGACGATCGAACCGGCGGACGGCACCGGCCCGTCCTACTATCTGCGCAGCAAGGGCACCTGGGAGCAGATGCAGGAGTACTTCGTGCATCGCTCGCTCTACCACCTCAAAGAGGGCGACCCGCACGCGTGGGCCATCCCCCGGCTGACCGGACTGGCCAAGTCGGCGTTCGTGGCCATCGAGTTCGACGAATTCGGCGGTGGCAGAAGCGATCACGCGCACCAGCAGCTCTTCGCCGACCTGATGGTCGCCGCTGGCCTCGACGCGAGCTACCTCGGCTACATCGACGCGGTGCCCGCCGCGTCGCTGACCGTGGTGAACCTGATGTCGATGTTCGGACTGCACCGTGCGTATCGGGGCGCTGCCATCGGACACTTCGCCTCCACCGAGATCACCTCGTCGCCGGGGTCGCGTCGACTGGTCGATGCCATGGAGCGGATGGGTGCGCCGGACACGTGTGCACAGTTTTACCGTGAGCACGTGGAGGCTGACGCCGTACACGAGCAGGTGGTCCGCACCGACGTCGTAGGCGATCTGGTGAGCCGGGAGCCGGCGCTGGAGCGGGATGTCATCTTCGGAATCCGGGCCCACCTGGTGGTGGAGGACCGGCTAGCCGATCACCTGATGCGATGCTGGACCGGCGGACGCAGCTCGCTACGCCGGCCGCTGAGCAGCTGA
- a CDS encoding FAD-binding dehydrogenase yields the protein MDADVIVIGAGLAGLVATHELTSRGKKVLLLDQENQANLGGQAFWSFGGLFLVDTPEQRRLGVKDSLELAWGDWSGSAQFDRVDDEDSWAVRWARAYVDFAAGEKRSWLLGHGITFLPTVGWAERGDLRADGHGNSVPRFHVAWGTGTGVVEPFVNSALAAAERGLVIFRHRHRVDELVIADGATTGVRGTVLAPDDAPRGAPSNRDRLGDFEFHAQAVIVTTGGIGGNHDIVRRYWPQRMGTPPTSMITGVPAYVDGRMLDIAAGSGVRLVNRDRMWHYTEGVQNWDPIWPKHAIRILPGPSSMWFDALGRRLPQPYLPGYDTLGTLRYLRTTPEIAGYDHSWFILTQKMIEREFALSGSEQNPDITGKDRTGFLKERLFSKGAPAPVEAFKRNGADFAVADGLDELVAKMNALTDEPLLDAGLIRRQIESRDLQMANPYSKDAQVQGIRNSRRYIGDRIGRTAAPHRILDPAAGPLIGVKLHILTRKTLGGIQTDLSSRAIGTDGQPIDGLYAAGEVAGFGGGGVHGYNALEGTFLGGCLFSGRAAGRAAATAL from the coding sequence ATGGACGCAGACGTCATCGTGATCGGCGCCGGCCTGGCCGGTTTGGTCGCCACCCACGAACTGACCAGCCGCGGTAAAAAGGTGCTGCTGCTCGACCAGGAGAACCAGGCCAACCTCGGCGGTCAGGCGTTCTGGTCGTTCGGTGGCCTGTTCTTGGTCGACACCCCCGAGCAGCGTCGGCTGGGTGTCAAGGACAGTCTCGAGCTCGCCTGGGGTGACTGGTCCGGAAGTGCGCAATTCGACCGGGTCGACGACGAGGACAGTTGGGCGGTGCGGTGGGCCCGCGCCTACGTCGACTTCGCCGCCGGTGAAAAACGCTCCTGGCTGCTGGGGCACGGCATCACGTTCCTGCCGACCGTCGGCTGGGCTGAGCGGGGTGACCTCCGCGCCGACGGGCACGGAAACTCGGTGCCGCGCTTCCACGTCGCCTGGGGCACCGGCACCGGCGTGGTCGAGCCGTTCGTCAACTCCGCACTGGCTGCCGCCGAGCGCGGCCTGGTGATCTTCCGGCACCGGCACCGGGTCGACGAACTGGTCATCGCGGACGGTGCCACAACCGGCGTGCGGGGCACGGTGCTGGCGCCTGACGACGCACCACGCGGTGCGCCGTCGAATCGGGATCGACTGGGCGACTTCGAATTTCATGCTCAGGCCGTAATCGTCACCACCGGTGGCATCGGTGGGAACCACGACATCGTGCGGCGCTACTGGCCGCAGCGGATGGGCACACCGCCCACGTCGATGATCACCGGTGTGCCGGCCTACGTCGACGGGCGGATGCTCGACATCGCCGCCGGCTCCGGCGTGCGCCTGGTCAACCGAGACCGGATGTGGCACTACACCGAAGGTGTGCAGAACTGGGATCCGATCTGGCCGAAGCACGCCATCCGGATTCTGCCGGGACCGTCATCGATGTGGTTCGACGCACTGGGCCGGCGGCTGCCCCAGCCGTACCTGCCCGGCTACGACACCCTGGGCACGCTGCGCTATCTGCGCACCACCCCGGAGATCGCCGGGTACGACCACAGCTGGTTCATCCTGACCCAGAAGATGATCGAGCGGGAGTTCGCCCTGTCGGGTTCCGAGCAGAACCCCGACATCACCGGCAAGGACCGCACCGGATTCCTCAAGGAGCGGTTGTTCAGCAAGGGTGCGCCGGCGCCGGTGGAGGCCTTCAAGCGCAACGGAGCGGACTTCGCGGTGGCCGACGGTCTCGACGAACTGGTGGCGAAGATGAATGCGCTCACCGACGAACCGCTGCTGGATGCCGGGCTGATTCGCCGACAGATCGAGTCGCGCGACCTGCAGATGGCAAACCCGTACTCCAAAGACGCTCAGGTGCAAGGCATTCGCAACTCTCGTCGCTACATCGGCGACCGCATCGGCCGGACCGCCGCACCGCACCGGATTCTCGACCCGGCCGCGGGGCCGCTGATCGGGGTGAAGCTGCACATCCTGACGCGAAAGACTCTCGGCGGTATCCAGACCGATCTGTCGTCGCGGGCCATCGGAACGGACGGCCAGCCGATCGACGGGCTGTACGCGGCGGGGGAGGTCGCCGGCTTCGGCGGCGGTGGCGTGCACGGATACAACGCATTGGAAGGAACGTTCCTCGGCGGCTGCCTGTTTTCCGGGCGTGCCGCGGGTCGGGCGGCCGCGACAGCACTGTGA
- a CDS encoding alpha/beta hydrolase yields MTKTFNLPFSLSGTSAQIPFFTDGKPDFFLLSGITAQKTEYEGMAVWTLTPHDPSGQYVVAIHGGSFIGQISIFHWWTYTDMARDTHATIVVPLYTLAPVGTAATDIPVMADFIGAQIAAHGSDNVSVMGDSAGGTIALAALQKIVKRTGTQPHRLLLLAPALDLSDTFPNPVDDPLLGNPHDGHDNNLLTWAGDLATTDPVVSPIFGSLAGLPPTTVYSSSRDLLTQQALRLRDKATAAGADFTFVLRKGQFHDWTIFAPLPDAYRERAGIYQSLGL; encoded by the coding sequence GTGACCAAGACCTTCAATCTGCCATTCAGCCTCAGTGGAACCAGCGCGCAGATCCCGTTCTTCACCGACGGGAAGCCGGACTTCTTCCTGCTGTCCGGGATCACAGCGCAGAAGACCGAATACGAAGGCATGGCCGTGTGGACGCTGACGCCGCACGATCCCAGCGGCCAGTACGTGGTGGCCATTCACGGCGGCTCGTTCATCGGCCAGATCAGCATCTTCCACTGGTGGACCTACACCGACATGGCCCGCGACACGCACGCTACGATCGTGGTCCCGCTGTATACCCTTGCCCCCGTTGGCACTGCCGCAACCGACATCCCGGTGATGGCCGACTTCATCGGCGCGCAGATTGCCGCGCACGGTTCGGACAACGTGAGCGTGATGGGTGACTCGGCCGGCGGCACCATCGCCTTGGCCGCCCTGCAGAAGATCGTCAAGCGCACCGGCACCCAGCCGCATCGCCTGCTGCTGCTGGCCCCGGCGCTCGACCTCAGCGACACGTTCCCCAATCCGGTCGACGACCCGCTGCTGGGCAATCCCCACGATGGCCACGACAACAACCTTCTGACGTGGGCGGGCGATCTCGCCACAACCGATCCCGTCGTCAGCCCGATCTTCGGATCGCTGGCCGGACTGCCGCCGACCACGGTGTACTCGAGCTCTCGGGATCTGCTGACCCAGCAGGCGCTGCGGTTGCGTGACAAGGCGACGGCGGCCGGCGCGGACTTCACGTTCGTGTTGCGAAAGGGCCAGTTCCACGACTGGACGATCTTCGCGCCCCTGCCGGACGCCTACCGGGAGCGTGCCGGGATCTATCAATCGCTGGGCCTGTAG